In Uranotaenia lowii strain MFRU-FL chromosome 2, ASM2978415v1, whole genome shotgun sequence, one genomic interval encodes:
- the LOC129747002 gene encoding high mobility group protein 20A produces the protein MDKSTEAETNGPAAPKPMKNGNGKDKGNNSNNNNNKAQPNASEPKQQDQQQSGQSPAAAVAAPAAPPKQVPKNKKRKAKDVNAPKHPLTGYVRYMNEFRETIRSKNPTLPAMEITKLLAEDWSALSEDAKKPYLDAAEADRERYNREISEYKLNNPDAMIRKRPKAAATAAPSNGDDSDSTPAAPKDVPYLNGKEEKRELRVGDYEIPIFTDDFLEHNKIIDSELRMLRKSNIDYEQQNSVLEKHVENMDNGIQKLENETNSLKSRNVTLQNYLQRLRTVLAGALSGLPIGSEVKGATVDNIDRYMGELHQMVKSNTHGHVLNKAKDIIRKLDLNSLAT, from the exons ATGGATAAATCCACTGAGGCTGAAACAAACGGACCGGCCGCTCCGAAACCTATGAAAAACGGAAACGGAAAGGATAAGGgtaacaacagcaacaacaacaataacaaagcTCAGCCAAATGCTTCGGAGCCAAAACAACAGGACCAGCAGCAGTCTGGTCAATCTCCAGCAGCAGCTGTTGCAGCTCCGGCGGCGCCGCCCAAACAGGTGCCCAAAAATAAGAAACGAAAGGCCAAGGATGTCAATGCACCGAAACATCCGCTTACCG GATACGTGCGTTATATGAACGAATTTCGGGAAACGATCCGTTCCAAGAATCCCACCCTGCCGGCAATGGAAATCACCAAACTTCTAGCCGAGGATTGGAGCGCCCTCTCGGAGGATGCCAAAAAGCCCTATCTGGATGCGGCCGAAGCTGATCGAGAGCGCTACAACCGGGAGATTTCCGAGTACAAGCTCAACAACCCAGATGCCATGATCAGAAAGCGACcaaaagcagcagcaacagcagctcCGAGCAACGGAGACGATTCGGACTCGACCCCAGCAGCTCCGAAGGATGTTCCTTATCTCAATGGGAAAGAGGAGAAGCGAGAACTTAGGGTGGGAGACTACGAGATCCCAATCTTCACCGACGACTTCCTGGAGCACAACAAGATTATCGACTCGGAGCTGCGGATGCTGCGCAAATCGAACATCGACTACGAGCAGCAAAATTCCGTTCTGGAGAAGCACGTCGAGAACATGGACAACGGCATCCAGAAGCTGGAGAACGAAACCAACAGCCTCAAGTCCCGGAACGTAACGCTGCAGAACTATTTGCAGCGGTTGCGTACGGTACTGGCCGGGGCCCTTTCGGGATTGCCAATCGGCAGCGAGGTGAAGGGTGCCACCGTGGACAACATCGATCGGTACATGGGAGAACTGCACCAGATGGTGAAAAGCAACACCCACGGCCACGTGCTGAACAAGGCCAAGGACATCATCCGGAAGCTGGACTTGAACTCGTTGGCAACATAG
- the LOC129743160 gene encoding uncharacterized protein K02A2.6-like, giving the protein MEKWEIQTFKFKAIPRNIVRYEWIKYKRNFDFIVAASGETDKTRIKNIFLARAGPDLQEVFASIPGADVAENENEGIDPYAVAIQHLDAYFSPKQHETFERNVFWTLKPNPEETIGKFMLRCQDQASKCNFGTFAKRASESVGINSDERSSINQIRFPSSNECTRCGNDKHRANDLKCPARKKEYGKCKRMGHYAVKCRTPTTKRKFAEENRPGPSHRFKRYRINEIESDRERESRSFIFNINDGGELLWLKLGGVTLQLLIDSGCVKNIINEKAWEYLKNNGAKIRNQVKHCSEVFLPYGEKAKPLTVLGKFDACISIDDEGKLIEEVATFYVVLGGQQCLLGRTTAMSLGVLFIGLPSTHGINMIKSTQKRPFPKIKGVQIEIPIDKSVAPVCQHPRRPPIALLSKIEEKLTSLLVSDIIEPVEGGCQWVSPLVTVVKDNGDLRLCVDMRRANQAILRERHIMPTVEDFLPRFTSAKYFSRLDIKEAFHQVELKEEIRYITTFITHKGLFRYKRLMYGIVVAPEIFQRILEQVLSRCKNTVNFIDDILVFGSTEEEHDAELKVVLSILKDREIFLNQEKCLFKVNSLEFLGHTISSEGIRPSNRKVEALQRFRPPITAEEVRSFLGLVTYVGRFLPNLATITAPLRELTRSGIKFVWGTKQEESFMKIKNMISNVQQLYFFDNTFRTRLIADASPVALGAVLIQFEGSTDSEPRPIAYASKSLTSTEQRYCQTEKEALALVWGVERFAVYLYGRTFELETDHKPLEAIFRPTSRPCARVERWVLRLQSFSFIVKYRQGSSNIADPLSRLVNNPPSETFDAESKFMVLAVMESAAIDVQELEDATRSDSVLNRVKECLRSGIWDKEQAKPFASFKDELGLVGDLLVRGNKLVVPVKLKSRMLDIAHEGHPGESLMKRRLRERVWWPGMDKDAVSRVKTCEGCRLVGLPSKPEPMSCRSLPSGPWIDTAIDFLGPLPCGSYLLVIIDYYSRYKEIEIMSKITAKDTINQFDRIFTRLGYPRTITLDNAKQFIGTELEKYCKYHGITLNHSTPYWPQENGLVERQNRSLIKRLQISAAFGRDRKQDLQDYLIMYYTTPHSITGKTPTELMYGHTIRSKLPAIGDVETVPPQTEFRDRDQQLKEKGKEMEDTRRRARKSSIESGDTVLMQNLKPGNKLLTTFSPKQYLVLLRSGSRATVEDLQNGKSYDRNVAHLKKIVQPEIVSDGVPFNNSDDQDELQASSEEDFHGFDSEVTNSETNSSEPIIPARQRRSAKKPSRFNDYYM; this is encoded by the exons ATGGAGAAGTGGGAGATACAAACTTTCAAATTTAAGGCTATTCCCCGTAACATTGTTCGGTACGAATGGATCAAGTATAAGCGAAATTTCGATTTTATCGTTGCGGCTTCAGGAGAGACCGATAAAACTCGTATCAAGAATATTTTTCTTGCACGAGCCGGTCCAGATCTCCAGGAGGTATTCGCGTCGATCCCGGGTGCCGATGTGGCTGAAAACGAAAACGAGGGGATTGACCCATACGCGGTCGCTATACAGCATCTAGACGCATACTTTTCCCCTAAGCAACACGAGACGTTTGAGAGGAATGTTTTCTGGACACTCAAACCGAATCCGGAGGAGACAATCGGAAAGTTTATGTTGCGTTGTCAGGATCAGGCTAGCAAGTGTAACTTTGGAA CTTTTGCAAAAAGAGCCTCCGAATCCGTTGGGATAAATAGTGATGAGAGGAGTAGCATCAACCAAATCCGATTTCCCTCCAGCAACGAATGTACAAGATGTGGAAACGACAAACATCGGGCTAACGATCTTAAGTGTCCTGCTCGTAAAAAGGAGTAtggcaagtgcaaacgaatGGGACATTATGCCGTAAAATGTCGAACACCTACAACTAAAAGGAAGTTTGCGGAAGAAAATAGACCAGGTCCTAGCCACAGATTCAAGCGATACCGCATAAACGAGATCGAGAGCGACAGGGAAAGGGAATCTCGAAGTTTCATATTTAATATAAACGACGGCGGAGAATTACTTTGGCTCAAGCTTGGTGGAGTAACGTTACAGTTACTGATCGATTCGGGCTGCGTGAAAAATATAATCAATGAAAAGGCGTGGGAATACTTGAAGAATAATGGAGCGAAGATAAGAAACCAAGTGAAGCATTGCAGCGAAGTGTTTCTGCCGTATGGGGAAAAAGCCAAACCGTTGACTGTCCTTGGGAAGTTTGACGCATGCATATCAATTGATGACGAAGGAAAACTCATTGAAGag GTTGCGACGTTTTACGTGGTACTCGGAGGCCAACAGTGCTTGTTAGGTCGTACCACAGCCATGAGTCTGGGGGTTTTATTTATCGGATTACCGAGCACTCACGGAATTAACATGATTAAGTCTACGCAAAAACGGCCATTCCCGAAAATCAAAGGCGTTCAAATCGAGATCCCTATTGACAAAAGTGTTGCGCCGGTGTGCCAACATCCTCGTCGTCCCCCAATTGCTCTTTTATCCAAAATAGAGGAAAAGCTAACCTCTTTGCTTGTTAGTGACATCATCGAGCCGGTAGAAGGCGGCTGTCAATGGGTTTCGCCATTAGTAACAGTGGTTAAGGATAATGGGGACCTTCGATTGTGCGTCGACATGCGCCGAGCAAACCAGGCGATTTTGCGAGAACGTCATATTATGCCCACGGTTGAGGATTTTTTGCCCAGATTCACGTCCGCGAAGTATTTTAGTCGTCTCGACATAAAAGAGGCTTTTCATCAAGTGGAGTTGAAAGAAGAAATCCGTTACATAACAACCTTCATAACCCACAAGGGCCTCTTTCGCTATAAACGGCTGATGTACGGAATTGTAGTTGCTCCAGAGATCTTTCAGCGAATCTTGGAGCAAGTTTTGAGTCGCTGCAAAAACACCGTCAATTTTATCGACGATATCCTTGTCTTTGGTAGCACAGAAGAAGAACATGATGCGGAACTAAAGGTAGTACTATCGATTCTGAAAGATCGTGAAATCTTCTTAAACCAAGAGAAATGTCTGTTCAAGGTTAATAGTTTGGAATTTCTCGGACACACGATCTCGTCGGAAGGTATAAGACCGTCAAACCGTAAAGTTGAGGCTCTTCAAAGATTTCGACCACCAATCACCGCCGAGGAGGTACGAAGTTTCCTTGGGTTAGTGACGTACGTCGGACGCTTCCTCCCGAATCTAGCAACAATAACAGCACCGCTTCGCGAACTGACCCGGTCCGGCATTAAATTTGTATGGGGGACAAAACAAGAGGAATCCTTCATGAAGATTAAGAACATGATCAGTAATGTGCAGCAATTGTATTTTTTCGATAACACCTTCCGAACTAGGCTTATCGCGGATGCATCACCAGTAGCGTTGGGGGCGGTTTTAATACAATTCGAAGGTTCAACTGATAGCGAGCCACGACCGATTGCATACGCCAGCAAGAGTCTAACAAGCACCGAACAGAGATACTGTCAGACTGAGAAAGAGGCATTAGCCTTAGTTTGGGGTGTAGAAAGGTTTGCGGTATATCTTTATGGGAGGACTTTCGAGCTTGAGACGGACCATAAACCGTTAGAAGCGATTTTTCGACCAACATCTCGGCCATGTGCTCGTGTGGAGCGATGGGTTCTGCGCCTCCAGTCTTTTTCTTTCATAGTGAAATACCGTCAAGGATCATCCAACATAGCGGACCCCCTATCTCGTCTGGTGAATAATCCGCCATCGGAGACGTTTGACGCGGAAAGTAAGTTCATGGTTTTAGCGGTAATGGAGTCCGCTGCCATCGACGTACAGGAACTTGAAGATGCCACCCGATCGGATTCAGTTCTCAACAGAGTCAAAGAATGTTTGCGGTCAGGAATTTGGGACAAAGAGCAGGCTAAACCATTTGCTTCATTCAAGGACGAACTTGGATTGGTAGGAGATTTGTTGGTCCGGGGAAACAAACTTGTCGTACCTGTTAAACTTAAATCAAGAATGCTTGACATTGCCCATGAAGGACATCCGGGAGAGTCCTTAATGAAACGCCGTCTCCGTGAGCGCGTGTGGTGGCCGGGCATGGATAAAGATGCCGTGTCCCGAGTAAAGACGTGTGAAGGCTGCCGTCTGGTTGGACTACCAAGCAAACCGGAACCGATGAGCTGTCGCTCTCTACCTTCTGGACCATGGATCGACACCGCTATTGATTTTTTGGGTCCTCTGCCATGTGGTTCTTATCTTTTGGTTATCATTGACTATTATAGCCGTTATAAAGAAATTGAAATCATGTCGAAAATAACCGCTAAAGATACCATTAACCAGTTTGACAGAATCTTCACTCGCTTAGGTTACCCTCGGACCATTACGCTCGACAATGCCAAGCAGTTTATCGGCACTGAACTAGAGAAGTACTGCAAGTACCACGGAATCACGTTGAATCATTCGACACCGTACTGGCCGCAAGAGAACGGCCTGGTGGAGCGGCAGAACAGATCTCTCATAAAACGCCTCCAGATCAGTGCTGCCTTCGGAAGAGACAGGAAACAGGACCTGCAGGACTATCTTATCATGTACTATACGACGCCTCATTCCATAACCGGGAAAACGCCCACCGAACTAATGTATGGCCACACAATTCGATCTAAGCTCCCAGCAATTGGAGATGTTGAGACGGTTCCGCCACAAACAGAGTTCAGAGATCGGGACCAACAATTGAAAGAAAAGGGGAAGGAAATGGAAGACACTCGTCGTCGTGCAAGGAAGTCTTCAATAGAGTCAGGGGATACAGTTCTTATGCAGAACTTAAAACCTGGAAACAAGCTGCTCACCACCTTCAGCCCAAAACAATACCTTGTTCTGTTACGGTCTGGCTCACGGGCAACAGTCGAAGACCTCCAGAATGGCAAATCATATGATAGGAACGTTGCGCATCTTAAAAAGATTGTTCAGCCAGAGATTGTATCAGACGGGGTACCTTTCAATAACAGTGACGATCAAGATGAGTTGCAGGCGTCATCTGAAGAGGATTTCCATGGTTTTGATTCAGAGGTAACGAATTCCGAGACTAATTCATCTGAACCCATCATACCTGCTCGCCAGCGCAGATCAGCCAAGAAACCTAGTCGGTTCAATGACTACTACATGTAG
- the LOC129748371 gene encoding fatty acyl-CoA reductase 1-like: MPVLPTVVIDIEPNTMDTGYGLKNIPETFSGVDVFITGGTGFMGKILIEKIVRSCPDVKNVFVLVRSQKGKSAQERITEMLSVPLFDVVRKLFPEFAKKIIAIEGDCVQLKLGLDVKNVQRLQAVQFVFHVAASVRFDDPLKKAILMNVRGTRELLDLCKTLTKLRAVVHVSTAYCNPEVFDVEELIYPAKMSWKDAIRYAEQLDDEIFETLTLKLTNFAINTYTFTKGLAEQICKDYSDEIPLTIMRPSVVTNTEREPIPGWIDNFSGPTSLLIGGCTGVLRVIWLKLDKHINCIPADVCIKSFIIAAWKRANCSSKHSLDVYNCAVDHIKSYTYRFFCCEAMPIYYKIPYTSAWYKPGYVSSAHQSVYLALFILLQLPPALIVDFVQRLQNKHRKIFKLLRAGFQATMALKHFTHNEWQINNKNFRNLSNELLRQDRKDFSLDHITESLMEYFRISTLGSRRYLLKDPDHTIPAAIKQLKRYHVIDDTLKVLLVGVFFWFVYCVSLK; encoded by the exons ATGCCAGTTTTGCCAACGGTTGTAATCGATATCGAGCCGAACACGATGGATACGGGATACGGGTTGAAAAATATTCCAGAAACTTTTTCTGGGGTGGATGTTTTCATAACTGGTGGTACCGGATTTATGGGGAAAATACTGATCGAAAAGATTGTTCGGTCATGTCCGgatgtgaaaaatgtttttgtgctTGTTAGGTCCCAAAAAGGCAAAAGTGCACAAGAAAGGATTACGGAAATGCTAAGTGTTCCT CTGTTTGATGTGGTGCGAAAACTGTTCCCGGAGTTCGCGAAAAAAATCATCGCCATTGAAGGCGATTGCGTTCAACTGAAGCTAGGTTTGGATGTAAAAAATGTCCAGCGATTACAAGCCGTACAGTTTGTGTTTCACGTGGCCGCAAGCGTGCGATTTGATGATCCGTTGAAGAAAGCAATTCTGATGAATGTAAGAGGAACGAGAGAGTTGTTGGATCTGTGCAAAACATTGACGAAGTTGAGAGCTGTTGTGCACGTATCGACGGCTTATTGTAATCCCGAAGTGTTCGATGTTGAAGAGCTTATTTATCCGGCAAAAATGTCTTGGAAGGACGCTATAAGATATGCAGAGCAATTGGATGATGAAATCTTTGAAACATTAACTTTGAA GTTGACGAACTTCGCTATAAACACGTATACTTTCACCAAAGGATTAGCAGAACAGATTTGTAAAGACTACAGCGACGAAATTCCACTGACTATAATGAGACCATCGGTTGTTACGAATACGGAGCGCGAACCGATTCCTGGATGGATAGATAACTTCAGTGGTCCCACCAGTCTTTTGATAGGAGGCTGCACTGGTGTTCTTAGAGTGATATGGCTGAAACTAGATAAACATATCAACTGCATTCCGGCTGATGTTTGCATAAAATCCTTCATTATTGCAGCTTGGAAGCGTGCCAATTGCTCTTCGAAACATTCGCTGGATGTTTATAACTGTGCGGTTGATCACATTAAATCTTATACCTACAGGTTTTTCTGCTGTGAAGCCATGCCGATCTACTACAAAATTCCGTACACATCGGCATGGTACAAACCAGGCTATGTTAGCTCTGCCCATCAATCTGTTTATTTGGCTTTGTTCATTTTGCTTCAACTTCCACCGGCGTTGATAGTGGATTTCGTTCAACGATTGCAGAATAAACATCGAAA AATCTTCAAACTACTTCGCGCAGGGTTCCAAGCAACAATGGCCTTGAAACATTTTACCCATAACGAGTggcaaataaataacaaaaatttcagaaacctCAGCAATGAACTGCTCCGGCAAGATAG GAAGGATTTTTCCCTTGATCACATCACCGAAagtttaatggaatatttcagAATCAGCACGTTGGGGTCCCGTAGATATTTGCTGAAGGATCCCGATCACACGATACCGGCCGCCATCAAACAGCTGAAACGGTACCACGTGATTGATGACACATTGAAAGTGTTACTGGTTGGAGTCTTCTTTTGGTTTGTCTATTGTGTAAGTTTGAAATAA